AATAACAATTAATTGTGAAATGCACATCATATAGCGATAATAAAATTTGAAAGCAAAGTTGAAAACGTTTTCAAAAAATCAATCCAAACCTATACATTCACCATGGTGAATGTTAAATAAGTAAAGTCCCCTATGAACTACGATAAACAGTTGATTATTGTGATGGTGTCGCCACCCGATAATCTACGGAATTTTGGAAAATACCTGTATGAAAAGCATCGTCAAAACTCCGAACTGGTGGAATATGACATTGCGAACAAGACCCCAACGCTAATAGCAAGTGCGGGATTGGGTGCATTGACAGAAAATTCACGGATCCAGATTGTGGGACACGGCGATCTGAATGGTGTTTCCTGCGCCGGTAAAAATGGACGGGTGCTTGCTAAATTTATTGCTGAGAAAGCAGCGCCAGGCGTAAAAAGGATCAAAAAAATCAGCCTGACCATTTGTTATGCTGCGGGCAATCCGACTCGGCAACCAGAGGCTGCCAATCTATATGATAGCTTCGCTGCGGAGTTTCACCGAAGCCTCAGAGCGCACCACGCAGTCATTGCCGATGTAACAGCGCGTCCAGCAACGATGATTGTTAACAAGCATGGGCAGAAGGAAACGCGTTTTAGCTACGGCACCTTTGGTGAGGCCTATCAACACCAAGGGGACAATACCAAATACTTGTTGACATGGAAT
The sequence above is drawn from the Chitinivorax sp. B genome and encodes:
- a CDS encoding C80 family cysteine peptidase, which gives rise to MNYDKQLIIVMVSPPDNLRNFGKYLYEKHRQNSELVEYDIANKTPTLIASAGLGALTENSRIQIVGHGDLNGVSCAGKNGRVLAKFIAEKAAPGVKRIKKISLTICYAAGNPTRQPEAANLYDSFAAEFHRSLRAHHAVIADVTARPATMIVNKHGQKETRFSYGTFGEAYQHQGDNTKYLLTWNNNDQVIINLRPGDVDMEG